A genomic region of Papaver somniferum cultivar HN1 chromosome 7, ASM357369v1, whole genome shotgun sequence contains the following coding sequences:
- the LOC113295511 gene encoding uncharacterized protein LOC113295511, protein MIPLEKGFFTIKLDNEQDQSYIKAGKWEVRHQDLWIRKWIANFPPEYHRTSCANIWVHLPGLILEYWDEQTLFTIFEALGTPVKVDEATLNFESGLYARVLVNIDLEKKVPHKLWIKTKLGGFMQNVLLTNLPKFFHHCKIVGRLQSECIVKKVAQEASNQQNNINSPLFGSTSMKIQDKYDSKQVHEEDKSINSTKSTSPKSHFVSKGITA, encoded by the coding sequence ATGATTCCATTAGAAAAAGGATTCTTCACGATAAAACTTGATAATGAGCAGGATCAGAGCTATATCAAAGCTGGAAAATGGGAAGTTCGTCATCAAGATTTATGGATCCGAAAATGGATAGCTAATTTTCCCCCAGAATATCATCGCACTTCTTGTGCCAACATTTGGGTTCATCTTCCTGGACTGATCTTGGAGTACTGGGATGAACAAACACTTTTCACAATTTTTGAGGCTTTGGGTACTCCTGTTAAAGTGGATGAAGCTACCTTAAATTTTGAAAGTGGTTTATATGCAAGAGTTTTAGTTAATATTGATTTGGAAAAGAAGGTGCCACATAAACTTTGGATCAAAACAAAACTTGGAGGTTTTATGCAGAATGTGTTACTTACTAATCTGCCTAAATTCTTCCATCATTGCAAGATTGTAGGTCGTCTTCAGTCTGAATGCATAGTTAAGAAGGTAGCACAAGAAGCAAGTAATCAACAAAATAACATCAACTCTCCTCTATTTGGTTCTACTTCAATGAAGATTCAAGACAAATATGATTCTAAACAAGTACACGAAGAAGATAAAAGCATTAATTCTACAAAGTCTACATCACCTAAGTCTCATTTTGTAAGTAAGGGAATTActgcatga